Proteins encoded by one window of Bos javanicus breed banteng chromosome 22, ARS-OSU_banteng_1.0, whole genome shotgun sequence:
- the LYZL4 gene encoding lysozyme-like protein 4 isoform X2, with translation MKASVVLSLIGYLVVPSDTAVLGRCVVAKKLHEGGLSDFEGYSLENWVCLAYFESKFNPMAVYENSRSDFIGYGLFQIRNHDWCDHGKNRCHMSCSALLNPDLKKTIECAKTIVKGKRGMGACSI, from the exons ATGAAGGCGTCTGTGGTGCTGTCTCTCATTGGGTACCTAGTGGTTCCAAGTGACACTGCGGTTCTGGGGCGCTGTGTGGTGGCTAAGAAGCTCCATGAAGGAGGCCTGAGTGATTTTGAGGGCTACAGCCTTGAAAACT GGGTGTGCCTGGCTTATTTTGAGAGCAAGTTCAACCCTATGGCTGTCTATGAAAACTCGCGCAGTGACTTCATTGGCTACGGCCTCTTTCAGATCCGCAACCATGACTGGTGTGACCACGGCAAAAACCGCTGCCATATGTCTTGCTCTG CTTTACTGAATCCAGATTTAAAGAAGACAATCGAATGTGCCAAGACAattgtaaaaggaaaaagagggatGGGAGCATG CAGCATTTAA
- the LYZL4 gene encoding lysozyme-like protein 4 isoform X1, producing the protein MKASVVLSLIGYLVVPSDTAVLGRCVVAKKLHEGGLSDFEGYSLENWVCLAYFESKFNPMAVYENSRSDFIGYGLFQIRNHDWCDHGKNRCHMSCSALLNPDLKKTIECAKTIVKGKRGMGAWPSWTLNCQHSDTLARWLDGCKL; encoded by the exons ATGAAGGCGTCTGTGGTGCTGTCTCTCATTGGGTACCTAGTGGTTCCAAGTGACACTGCGGTTCTGGGGCGCTGTGTGGTGGCTAAGAAGCTCCATGAAGGAGGCCTGAGTGATTTTGAGGGCTACAGCCTTGAAAACT GGGTGTGCCTGGCTTATTTTGAGAGCAAGTTCAACCCTATGGCTGTCTATGAAAACTCGCGCAGTGACTTCATTGGCTACGGCCTCTTTCAGATCCGCAACCATGACTGGTGTGACCACGGCAAAAACCGCTGCCATATGTCTTGCTCTG CTTTACTGAATCCAGATTTAAAGAAGACAATCGAATGTGCCAAGACAattgtaaaaggaaaaagagggatGGGAGCATG GCCCTCTTGGACTCTCAACTGCCAGCATTCTGACACTCTGGCACGGTGGCTGGATGGATGCAAGCTGTAG